A genomic window from Hyla sarda isolate aHylSar1 chromosome 10, aHylSar1.hap1, whole genome shotgun sequence includes:
- the LOC130293935 gene encoding protein BTG3-like isoform X1 produces the protein MAARAETFSTFLGFSQGFSLVQAPNYSTMHLEIEAAVNFLVKILSLRKTLKRGQLDALGENLMCLLWERYQGHWYPDMPFKGQAYRCIRINSWQYVDESLLQACGRSGIEYSKLPLPDEMTLWIDPFEVCGRFGEHTDYFTIATFEHMTVMEPIDYEEKATSDYSSEGPSSGAMSENSSDDEASGEKATTRLSPDEAIGLSSTDGTPVSELLASETTRDTGSDTDENVAQETKVLEENGSDQSSVLL, from the exons ATGGCAGCCAGGGCTGAGACTTTCTCTACATTTCTTGGTTTCTCACAAGGCTTCTCCTTGGTCCAGGCTCCCAACTACTCAACAATGCATCTAGAAATCGAAGCTGCTGTCAACTTCCTCGTTAAGATTCTAAGTTTGAGGAAGACTCTGAAGCGGGGTCAGCTGGATGCTTTGGGCGAGAACCTCATGTGCTTACTGTGGGAGCGATACCAAGGACACTGGTACCCGGACATGCCATTCAAGGGACAAGCCTACAG GTGTATTCGCATTAATTCCTGGCAATATGTTGATGAGTCTTTGCTTCAGGCCTGTGGAAGATCTGGTATAGAATACTCAAAGCTTCCTCTCCCAGACGAGATGACCCTCTGGATTGATCCATTTGAAGTCTGTGGAAG GTTTGGAGAACACACAGATTACTTCACAATTGCCACATTTGAACATATGACAGTAATGGAGCCCATTGACTATGAAGAAAAGGCAACGTCGGACTATTCCTCCGAGGGCCCTTCATCAGGGGCAATGTCTGAAAACTCATCTGATGACGAAGCGtctggagaaaaagccaccactaGACTCTCACCAGATGAAGCCATCGGACTGTCCTCTACAGACGGGACTCCAGTGAGTGAGTTGTTGGCCTCTGAAACCACAAGGGACACCGGTTCAGACACTGATGAAAACGTTGCCCAAGAGACAAAAGTATTGGAAGAAAATGGGAGTGACCAAAGTTCTGTGCTCTTGTAG
- the LOC130293935 gene encoding protein BTG3-like isoform X2, whose product MHLEIEAAVNFLVKILSLRKTLKRGQLDALGENLMCLLWERYQGHWYPDMPFKGQAYRCIRINSWQYVDESLLQACGRSGIEYSKLPLPDEMTLWIDPFEVCGRFGEHTDYFTIATFEHMTVMEPIDYEEKATSDYSSEGPSSGAMSENSSDDEASGEKATTRLSPDEAIGLSSTDGTPVSELLASETTRDTGSDTDENVAQETKVLEENGSDQSSVLL is encoded by the exons ATGCATCTAGAAATCGAAGCTGCTGTCAACTTCCTCGTTAAGATTCTAAGTTTGAGGAAGACTCTGAAGCGGGGTCAGCTGGATGCTTTGGGCGAGAACCTCATGTGCTTACTGTGGGAGCGATACCAAGGACACTGGTACCCGGACATGCCATTCAAGGGACAAGCCTACAG GTGTATTCGCATTAATTCCTGGCAATATGTTGATGAGTCTTTGCTTCAGGCCTGTGGAAGATCTGGTATAGAATACTCAAAGCTTCCTCTCCCAGACGAGATGACCCTCTGGATTGATCCATTTGAAGTCTGTGGAAG GTTTGGAGAACACACAGATTACTTCACAATTGCCACATTTGAACATATGACAGTAATGGAGCCCATTGACTATGAAGAAAAGGCAACGTCGGACTATTCCTCCGAGGGCCCTTCATCAGGGGCAATGTCTGAAAACTCATCTGATGACGAAGCGtctggagaaaaagccaccactaGACTCTCACCAGATGAAGCCATCGGACTGTCCTCTACAGACGGGACTCCAGTGAGTGAGTTGTTGGCCTCTGAAACCACAAGGGACACCGGTTCAGACACTGATGAAAACGTTGCCCAAGAGACAAAAGTATTGGAAGAAAATGGGAGTGACCAAAGTTCTGTGCTCTTGTAG